The sequence below is a genomic window from Streptomyces sudanensis.
ACCTCACGGAGGCCGCCAGGGAGCTGGCCGCGCACGGCGGTTAGCCGGCGTCGCGGCGCGTCCGCGCCCGCACGTGCATCCGCTCGCCCTGGCGGCCGAAGATGCTGAGCAGTTCCACCGGGCCGTCCCCGGTACTGCCGAACCAGTGCGGCACCCGCGTGTCGAACTCGGCGGCCTCTCCGGAGCCCAGCACCAGGTCGTGGTCGCCGAGCACCAGCCGCAACCGGCCCGCCAGCACGTACAGCCACTCGTGGCCCTCGTGGACGCGCGGGTCGGGCGTGGCCCGGGACGCGGGGACGACCATCTTGTACGTCTGCAGCGGGCCGGGTTGCCGGGTGAGCGGCACGACGGTCGAGCCGTGCACGGTACGCGGCTTGAGCCGTACGCGAGGGTCCCCGACATCGGGCGCGCCGACCAGCTCGTCAAGCGGCACCTGGTGGAACTGGGAGAGCGGCAGCAGCAGTTCGAGCGTGGGCCGCCGCAGGCCGGTCTCCAGCCGGGAGAGGGTGCTGCGCGAGATCCCGGTCGCGTCGGACAGTTCGCCGAGGGTCGCCCCGCGCCGCCGCCGGAGCTCCCTCAGCCGGGGCCCGACCCCGGCGAGGGCCCGCGTCACGGCGGCGGGGTGCGTGGCGGAGGGGGCCGGCCGCCGCGCGGCCCGGTGCTCTGGCGTCTCGTGGCGCATGCCCGTCATTGGATCCCGGCCCTCCCGGCGGGGGCAATCGGCGTTGCCGTTTCCGGGAAGCGGACGGGGCGGCCACCGAGTGCGGTGGCCGCCCCGGTCCGGCGGCTCCCGGGGAAGTCCCCGGTCAACCCAGGAGACCGCCCAGCGGGTTGCGGTTGCCGCCCGTGCCGCCGGAGGAGCCGCCGGACGAGCCGTCCTCCGTACCGCTCGGGCCGAAGCCGTCGTCACCGGAGCCGTCACTGCCGGACGTGGGGCCGGCGCTGGTAACCGGCGGCGGTTCGGGCGCGGGCTCCTGGAAGACCTCGCCGGCGCCCTGCGTGGGGGCGGGCTCCTCCTCGGCCCGGCCGCTCTCCCACGTCGGCTCCGCCTCCGCCTCCGGGCCGGCCGTGGGGCTCTCGCTCGGGGAGGCCGGTTCGGACGGGGGCGCCGACTCGGACGGCTCGGACGGCTCGGGCTCCTCCGCCGGTGCACTCGCGGCCCCGCTCTCCGCGGGCTCCTCGGGGAGGGGCCGGCCGGGCAGGTGGTTCGTGGGGTCGTCGTCCGGACCGGGCACGGTGATCAGGTCGGAGGAGCGCACGGCCGCGCCGAGCACCGAGCCGACGAGCAGCGTCAGCCCCGCCACCACGGCCGCGACGACCGCGCCGCGGCGCAGGACGCGGCGGCGCAGCTCCCACAGCTCGGCGCGCGGCCCGAGCGTCCGCCACGCCTCGCCCGCGAGGCGGCCGTCGACGGAGTAGACGGGCGCACCCGCGATGAGCAGCGGCGACCAGGCGGCGAGGTAGATGACGTCGGGCGTCTCGTACACCGGTACGGCCCGCCAGCTCATCGTCAGCAGCAGCGCCGCCGACAGCAGCGCGCCGAACGCGGCGGCGACCCGCTGCCACAACCCGAGGACGGTGAGGACACCCACGACGACCTGGGTGAACGCCACCCCGAGACCCGCGCCGACCGGGTGGGCCAGGGCGAAGTCCCGCAGGGGCTCGGCGAGCGGCCACGGGTCCAGCGAGGTGAGCCACCGGACCAGCGAGCCGCGCTCGCCCCCGTCGAAGTAGACGGGGTCGCAGAGCTTGCCCATGCCGGCGTAGACGGAGACCAGGCCGAGGAAGACCCGCAGGGGCAGCAGCACGACCCCGAGGTTCATCCGGCGGTCGGGGTAGTAGGCGTGGCGGTGGTGCGCGGCGGAGTCCTCGGCGTACGCCTCGCCGTCCTCCTCGTCGTACCGGTCGCCGTCGTACCGGTCGTCCTCGTACCGGTCGCCGTCCCGGTCCGGGGCGTGGTCCGTGCCGTACGCCGGCCCGTACCGGGCGACGGGACCGGTGGCGTCCTCGGGGCGCGGGTCGTAGGCGCCCTCGGCGCGCCGCATGGGCGGCAGCAGCGGTGCTCCCGGCGGGCGCCCTCCGCCGGCGGGCACCGGCAGCGCGTCACCGGGGCGGTCGACGCGCGGGACGGTCCGGGTGGCGCCCTCCTCGGCGTCCGGGATCGGGACCTCCGCCGTGCGGGTGAGGGTGTCCACGGCGGCGGAGTCGCGCACGGCCTGGAGGAGCCGGGTCGCGCCGGGGTCGCCGGGCGAGGACTTGCCGCTCCACACGACGGGTGCCCGCCGCCGGCTCGCGCCGCTCACGGCGGGGACGCGGCCCGGGTCGGCGAACCGGGGCCTGGGGACCGGGGGGAGCTCTACCCGGAAACTGGCGTGGTTCACGACGACCTGGGCGGGGTCGCTGTGCACCTTGACCATGTTCAGCGCAGGCTGATCGTCGAAGCCGGGCCGGGGCGTTCTGGTGTCCACGGTCATCTAACCGAGTGATGACGCGTTAGGACACTGCTCCGGCCCCTCCCGGATGTCCGAGACCCGTCAAGATCGCGACGTGTCCCCGTGCGGGGGCGGCGGACGGCGCGGGCCGGGCACCGCCGGTGCCCGGCCCCCCGGTCCGGCGGACCGGCGGCGGTCAGCCGCGGCGGCGCGCCGCCTCGTACAGCACGACACCTGCGGCGACACCCGCGTTCAGCGACTCCGCGCCGCCCGGCATCGGGATGCGGACGAGGTGGTCGCAGGTCTCCCCGACGAGCCGGGACAGGCCCTTGCCCTCGCTGCCGACGACGATGACGACCGGACCCTCCAGCGCCTCCAGGTCGCCGACCTCGGTCTCGCCCTCGGCGGCGAGGCCGACGACGGTCAGCCCGGCCTTCTGGTACGCCTCCAGGGCACGCGTCAGGTTGGTGGCCCGGGCGACGGGCGTGCGGGCCGCGGTGCCGGCGGACGTCTTCCACGCGCCCGCCGTCATGCCGGCGGCGCGACGCTCCGGGACGACGACACCGTGCCCGCCGAATGCCGAAACGGACCGGACGATCGCGCCGAGGTTCCGCGGGTCGGTGACGCCGTCGAGGGCGACGATCAGCGGCTCCTCGCCCTCGTCGTACGCGGCGGCGGCCAGGTCCTCCGGGTGCGCGTACTCGTACGGCGGGACCTGGAGGACGAGGCCCTGGTGGTTGAGGCCGTTGGTCATCCGGTCGAGCTCGGCGCGCGGGGCCTCCATCAGGTGGATGCCGCCCCGGTCGGCCGCGAGCTTCAGGGCGTCGCGCACCCGCTCGTCGTTGTCGATGAACTGCTGGACGTACAGCGTGGTCGCGGGGACGCCGTCGCGCAGGGCCTCGTAGACCGGGTTGCGGCCGACGACCATCTCGGACTGGCCCTTGCCGCCGCGCCGGGCGACGGGGCGCCGCGCGGCCTGCTTGGCCTTGGCGTTGGCGATGCGGTTCTTCGTGTGGCCCTTGCGCATGTGCGCGGGCGGCGTCGGGCCCTTGCCCTCGAGGGAGCGGCGCCGGTTGCCACCGCTGCCGACCGTCGCGCCCTTCTTGTTGCTGGTGCGGCGGTTCCTGCGCTGGCTGTTCCCGGCCATGGTCTACCTGTCTGTCGTCAAACTTCAAGTCGTGCGTACGTGTGCGAGGTGCCGCCCGGCCGGGCCGGGCGGCACCTCAAGAGTGCGTCAGCGGGCGCCGAGCGTCCAGCGAGGCCCGTCCGGGCCGTCCTCGATGACGAGACCCGACTGCCCGAGCTGGTCGCGGAGCGCGTCGGCGGTGGCCCAGTCCTTGCGGGCGCGGGCCGCCTCCCGCTGCTCGAGGACCATCCGCACGAGGCTGTCGACGACGCCGTGCAGGTCCTGGGCCGCGTC
It includes:
- a CDS encoding DoxX family membrane protein, translated to MTVDTRTPRPGFDDQPALNMVKVHSDPAQVVVNHASFRVELPPVPRPRFADPGRVPAVSGASRRRAPVVWSGKSSPGDPGATRLLQAVRDSAAVDTLTRTAEVPIPDAEEGATRTVPRVDRPGDALPVPAGGGRPPGAPLLPPMRRAEGAYDPRPEDATGPVARYGPAYGTDHAPDRDGDRYEDDRYDGDRYDEEDGEAYAEDSAAHHRHAYYPDRRMNLGVVLLPLRVFLGLVSVYAGMGKLCDPVYFDGGERGSLVRWLTSLDPWPLAEPLRDFALAHPVGAGLGVAFTQVVVGVLTVLGLWQRVAAAFGALLSAALLLTMSWRAVPVYETPDVIYLAAWSPLLIAGAPVYSVDGRLAGEAWRTLGPRAELWELRRRVLRRGAVVAAVVAGLTLLVGSVLGAAVRSSDLITVPGPDDDPTNHLPGRPLPEEPAESGAASAPAEEPEPSEPSESAPPSEPASPSESPTAGPEAEAEPTWESGRAEEEPAPTQGAGEVFQEPAPEPPPVTSAGPTSGSDGSGDDGFGPSGTEDGSSGGSSGGTGGNRNPLGGLLG
- a CDS encoding helix-turn-helix domain-containing protein, translating into MTGMRHETPEHRAARRPAPSATHPAAVTRALAGVGPRLRELRRRRGATLGELSDATGISRSTLSRLETGLRRPTLELLLPLSQFHQVPLDELVGAPDVGDPRVRLKPRTVHGSTVVPLTRQPGPLQTYKMVVPASRATPDPRVHEGHEWLYVLAGRLRLVLGDHDLVLGSGEAAEFDTRVPHWFGSTGDGPVELLSIFGRQGERMHVRARTRRDAG
- the rlmB gene encoding 23S rRNA (guanosine(2251)-2'-O)-methyltransferase RlmB — its product is MAGNSQRRNRRTSNKKGATVGSGGNRRRSLEGKGPTPPAHMRKGHTKNRIANAKAKQAARRPVARRGGKGQSEMVVGRNPVYEALRDGVPATTLYVQQFIDNDERVRDALKLAADRGGIHLMEAPRAELDRMTNGLNHQGLVLQVPPYEYAHPEDLAAAAYDEGEEPLIVALDGVTDPRNLGAIVRSVSAFGGHGVVVPERRAAGMTAGAWKTSAGTAARTPVARATNLTRALEAYQKAGLTVVGLAAEGETEVGDLEALEGPVVIVVGSEGKGLSRLVGETCDHLVRIPMPGGAESLNAGVAAGVVLYEAARRRG